The Saprospiraceae bacterium genome includes a window with the following:
- a CDS encoding gliding motility-associated C-terminal domain-containing protein: MHICFLLKVYFKDVSLTSDFFQSILIKRFPFVLLFIFYLFSTSPTFSQFTIATSLPGCLPIASQVGTSCGGGTSFFMVNASNQMQVQNIDGEFCCAAGGDFNSYFEFQILDISHFTNVSFSLGYSAQLTGSNSFEDDSPGAPIFGCTNTIVDNSHDQMVFMYSLNGGPFVQDLYVHGTTVADFTGTWSVGPVNANTLTIRVYAANKATHEIFYFQNLVVTGTPKLNAGPDDIVCYPESADLNGVWTGVWTGGSGAIANPNVPVTTYTPAASEQGTTVTLTYTGSPSYPGCPTPSDQMNVTVIEGPTVDLPPNQTVCAGNMVNVVFSGTGTSYTWTNSNTSIGLGASGTGNIGFTTANVPSVQTAVITVTPQGACPGAPMMFTITVDPAPVVNNPGTVTGCSGQTINVNFNGTPGATFNWTNDNTSIGLGANGSGNISFTSAIAGGPVQSTITITPQLGTCPGTPINFLIISNPVPVVDPVTDVTICGGQNIVAFFNSSVFGTTFTWTNNNTNTGLPASGNGNINSPSANVGVTQVSQISVTPIAGGCPGVPVIFTVTVNPSVTPVFDQIPTLCQFSVPPPLNTTSNNGISGQWAPMTISTGLPITQTYTFTPTAGQCSTPASMTITVAANVTPQFSAIPDQCQFAIPPVLQNSSVNGISGSWNPSLISTSNTGTTLYTFTPDAGICSEPVSISVNVLPNITPTLSSFGPFCASETPVSLPGIQDGISGNWSGPGVSFNQFNPSAVGGGLYTLTFNPIGGQCANTNTTSVQVIANPTGNISGSPMLCPGECGTVNFNFVGGSGTFNINMNINVIGFNFNFPMLGVTNNTTLNICYQAGFPPFNASTNTLYIPPGTPQGTATLTLLNFTSTPAGNCGAGVVGNPAFISLTILPEPTATPASITVCDEDEDGQGIFDLTSVNNTVKNFIVANTVQWFTNATATIPVSGPTAFTASGGTIVYAAVSNPQGCTKIVPVSLLLTLPVSPAPDTYSSCIDGNLITLPSMVSGFNGNWSDINGNVLANQFNPSGLPAGQYTITFTPNPGQCARTVNTIVNIITSGPVPLATPILTGCVGESILSLPASPGGVTGIWSGSTFLAGTQFNTTNSGAGTFNLTFTPSAGAGCLESNTTTILVTPNLQIPLQILDPLCQTQTPFILPATTQGYSGMWVNNLHVFNNLFTPDLVPGTNINYTLIFDPMDVCVNPIEHVITVNAPVNITPIIFSDLCLSSDPLPLPATVDGYEGIWTINSITLTSVNPTDLGEGTFSATFTPAAGQCALPFNSTININSFTAGNDSDINLCRSDATIVNLNDYLSAGAANTGLWSSSSNVLISDPENFDLDELSSGLNVVVYIISDLQCGSDSAFVSIHLFEINNAGDDGLIPLCNDNLLNVDLTQNLESATPGGIWFNTDGLITDLTNPSSVDLTSLANGSYGFTYIISAGLCASDTSLTEVLISPVNSAGPDINTAICSGSTIDLFSLLNTNFTGGVFENVGAVGGLSGSVWNTTGINAGNYSFRYIAENISPCLSDTATININLADILTAGPDFAGAICEGAETNLFTLLDNTVSQGGTFYYQGSPVSDGLFTPTSQGQYLFQYEVGDGLTCPKDTSVLTLNLVSKTLSVLSGDVDFICGTNCTVLEINHSGGVGARIYLSAASQGGTSYQWTHNSTSGSIVSLFPCGKSDSQVPNFFRLPQDESYTITIDSIILAGNGCVFTEYNSIQLEVRSIPEVNINRQLCSGGTLVVGSDVYSVSNPTGSTQVPSQSPLVSCDTIYNVALTFQNASPTTLIREITCNDNFSVSVGNVVFNKANPAGTVNLQNQFGCDSIVDVQLTFSTFSSGNFTASTCDQTQTYNIGNQVFTFINPSGTVTLQGASVAGCDSIINVSVTYLSPSTGNFNFASCDENYFVIIGNTTFNRQNPTGMATLLGMSANGCDSLVNVSLSFLPVSQNSINIQTCDDNFILDVGGTVFNKINPAGMVRLAGSALNGCDSIINVVLTFTEFDFDFSVIPICDKEESTLVIQNATHPGPFSLTISGNQSITFSSLPFSIDVASGVMLVTLSNVDNCSLTRTIVFPDNSAPDVSLSQSLLSNGNIQLNLTPGDDVLQNIIWTPAENLNCISCSDPVVSNPQDGAVYTVSYEYIIGCVDQRNIILNVEKKSEIILPNIFNPKSGGPNQYFFVVLPENMDAIVGFMRIFDRWGDMVFETKDTPANLPSAGWDGKFKGQEVVPGVYVYYIEMVVQGSTIPIILSGDVTIVR, encoded by the coding sequence ATCTCCGACATTTTCACAGTTTACCATTGCAACATCTTTGCCGGGATGCCTCCCAATTGCATCGCAAGTCGGCACATCTTGTGGAGGCGGAACTTCATTTTTTATGGTTAATGCCAGCAATCAGATGCAGGTACAAAATATTGACGGAGAATTTTGTTGTGCAGCAGGGGGAGATTTCAATTCTTATTTTGAATTTCAAATTCTGGATATAAGTCATTTTACAAATGTATCTTTCAGTCTGGGTTATTCTGCACAATTGACAGGCTCAAATTCATTTGAAGACGATTCTCCGGGTGCCCCAATATTCGGTTGTACGAATACAATCGTGGATAATAGCCATGACCAGATGGTATTTATGTATTCCCTAAATGGAGGCCCGTTTGTGCAGGACTTATACGTTCATGGAACCACAGTGGCAGATTTTACAGGCACGTGGTCAGTAGGACCTGTGAATGCCAATACATTGACAATCAGAGTTTATGCTGCAAATAAAGCCACTCACGAAATATTTTATTTTCAAAATTTGGTAGTCACCGGAACTCCCAAATTAAATGCAGGCCCCGATGATATTGTTTGTTATCCCGAGTCGGCTGACTTAAATGGGGTTTGGACTGGTGTTTGGACAGGTGGAAGTGGTGCAATTGCAAATCCTAATGTGCCGGTTACTACTTACACACCAGCAGCTTCCGAACAAGGAACAACTGTAACACTAACATATACCGGTAGTCCTTCATACCCAGGGTGTCCGACCCCTTCAGATCAAATGAATGTTACAGTGATAGAAGGCCCTACTGTCGATCTGCCACCCAATCAAACGGTTTGTGCAGGAAATATGGTTAATGTAGTGTTCTCTGGTACTGGCACATCTTATACCTGGACAAACTCAAATACTTCTATAGGATTAGGTGCATCTGGAACGGGGAATATAGGTTTTACTACAGCCAATGTACCAAGTGTTCAGACTGCTGTAATTACCGTAACACCTCAGGGAGCTTGTCCCGGAGCACCTATGATGTTTACAATTACGGTTGATCCAGCTCCTGTCGTCAATAACCCGGGCACTGTAACAGGTTGCTCAGGACAAACCATTAATGTCAATTTTAACGGTACCCCCGGAGCCACTTTTAACTGGACGAATGATAACACTTCGATAGGCCTTGGAGCAAATGGGAGTGGAAATATAAGCTTTACATCTGCCATTGCCGGAGGACCAGTACAATCTACCATAACTATCACACCACAATTGGGCACTTGTCCCGGAACACCCATTAACTTTTTAATCATCAGTAATCCTGTGCCGGTTGTAGATCCTGTTACTGACGTTACTATCTGTGGTGGTCAGAATATAGTTGCATTCTTCAACAGCTCTGTTTTTGGCACCACTTTTACCTGGACCAATAACAATACAAATACCGGGTTACCTGCATCCGGAAATGGAAATATTAACAGCCCATCAGCAAATGTTGGCGTAACCCAAGTGTCACAGATTTCAGTCACACCTATAGCAGGTGGCTGCCCCGGAGTACCGGTAATATTTACAGTTACCGTCAATCCATCCGTTACGCCTGTATTTGACCAGATTCCTACACTTTGCCAGTTCTCAGTACCTCCGCCCCTTAATACAACTTCAAACAACGGGATTTCGGGACAATGGGCTCCGATGACCATCTCTACAGGACTGCCCATTACACAAACGTATACTTTTACTCCGACTGCAGGTCAATGTTCAACTCCTGCATCAATGACAATTACTGTTGCAGCAAATGTAACTCCTCAGTTTTCAGCTATACCCGATCAATGTCAGTTTGCAATTCCACCGGTTTTACAGAATAGTTCTGTAAATGGAATTTCGGGATCCTGGAATCCATCTCTAATATCAACATCCAATACAGGAACTACTTTATACACTTTTACGCCGGATGCTGGTATTTGTTCAGAACCGGTTTCAATATCTGTTAATGTATTACCTAATATAACCCCGACGCTTTCTTCGTTTGGACCGTTTTGTGCATCAGAAACACCTGTTTCTTTACCAGGCATTCAGGATGGTATATCTGGAAACTGGTCAGGTCCGGGTGTGTCATTTAATCAATTTAATCCTTCAGCTGTGGGTGGAGGACTTTACACATTAACTTTCAATCCTATCGGGGGGCAATGTGCCAATACAAATACGACTTCCGTTCAGGTGATTGCAAATCCCACAGGGAATATTTCCGGAAGTCCGATGTTGTGCCCGGGCGAATGTGGCACGGTTAATTTTAATTTTGTAGGCGGATCAGGAACATTTAATATCAATATGAATATTAATGTGATCGGATTTAATTTTAATTTTCCTATGTTAGGTGTAACCAATAACACCACTTTAAATATTTGCTATCAGGCCGGATTTCCTCCATTCAATGCGTCAACGAACACATTATACATTCCACCGGGGACTCCACAAGGCACTGCAACGCTTACTTTGTTGAACTTTACATCTACTCCTGCAGGTAACTGTGGCGCTGGAGTGGTAGGAAATCCTGCTTTTATTTCATTAACTATCCTTCCTGAACCGACAGCTACTCCTGCATCGATAACGGTCTGTGATGAAGATGAAGACGGACAAGGCATATTTGATTTAACATCGGTTAATAATACTGTAAAAAATTTCATTGTTGCAAATACAGTACAATGGTTTACCAATGCTACAGCTACAATACCGGTATCGGGTCCCACTGCGTTTACGGCTTCAGGAGGAACAATCGTATATGCAGCAGTAAGTAATCCGCAGGGTTGTACAAAAATAGTTCCGGTTAGTTTATTGTTGACATTACCTGTTAGTCCGGCACCTGATACATACTCTTCATGTATTGATGGGAATTTAATAACACTTCCATCAATGGTTAGCGGATTTAACGGAAACTGGTCTGACATCAACGGGAATGTACTTGCCAATCAGTTTAATCCTTCAGGTTTGCCTGCCGGTCAATACACTATCACGTTTACCCCTAATCCCGGTCAATGTGCCCGAACCGTTAATACAATAGTAAATATTATCACTTCAGGTCCGGTTCCACTTGCAACGCCGATTTTGACAGGTTGTGTTGGGGAGTCCATTTTAAGCTTGCCGGCAAGCCCGGGAGGAGTAACAGGTATCTGGTCAGGAAGTACTTTTCTTGCGGGTACTCAATTTAATACTACAAACTCAGGAGCGGGTACTTTTAATCTTACATTCACGCCATCAGCCGGTGCCGGTTGTCTGGAATCCAATACTACAACCATTCTGGTAACACCCAATTTACAGATTCCTTTACAGATTTTGGATCCTTTGTGTCAGACACAAACTCCTTTTATCTTACCTGCAACAACACAGGGTTATTCCGGAATGTGGGTCAATAATCTGCATGTTTTCAATAATTTATTTACACCAGATCTTGTGCCGGGAACAAATATAAATTATACTTTAATATTTGATCCGATGGATGTTTGTGTTAACCCTATAGAACATGTGATTACAGTAAATGCACCGGTCAATATTACTCCGATTATTTTTTCAGATTTGTGTTTGTCTTCAGACCCGTTACCATTGCCAGCAACGGTTGATGGATATGAAGGCATCTGGACAATCAATAGTATAACACTTACTTCTGTAAATCCGACAGATTTAGGAGAAGGTACATTTTCAGCAACTTTTACACCTGCTGCGGGTCAATGCGCTTTGCCATTTAATAGTACCATCAATATTAATTCCTTTACAGCAGGAAATGATTCTGACATTAACCTTTGCAGAAGTGATGCTACTATTGTTAATCTCAATGACTATTTGTCTGCCGGTGCAGCAAATACCGGATTGTGGAGTTCTTCTTCCAATGTTTTAATCTCTGATCCTGAGAACTTTGATCTGGATGAACTGTCTTCTGGATTAAATGTGGTGGTTTATATTATTTCCGATTTACAATGTGGAAGTGATTCCGCTTTTGTATCCATTCATTTATTTGAAATAAATAATGCCGGTGATGATGGATTAATACCATTATGTAATGACAATTTATTAAATGTAGATCTCACCCAAAATTTGGAAAGTGCTACACCGGGGGGGATTTGGTTCAATACAGATGGCCTGATAACAGATCTCACAAATCCTTCATCTGTTGACCTGACGAGTCTGGCTAATGGAAGTTATGGTTTTACTTATATTATTTCTGCCGGATTATGTGCATCAGATACATCTTTAACGGAAGTGTTGATCAGTCCGGTGAATTCAGCAGGGCCAGATATAAATACAGCAATCTGCTCCGGCAGTACGATAGATTTATTTTCATTGTTGAATACGAACTTTACTGGAGGTGTCTTTGAAAATGTTGGGGCTGTTGGAGGTTTGTCAGGTTCCGTTTGGAATACGACAGGAATAAATGCAGGGAACTATTCCTTCCGTTATATTGCGGAAAACATTTCACCTTGTTTATCTGATACAGCTACCATTAACATTAATCTGGCGGATATATTGACTGCAGGCCCGGATTTTGCAGGTGCAATTTGTGAAGGAGCAGAAACCAACCTTTTTACACTACTTGATAATACTGTATCTCAGGGGGGGACATTTTATTATCAGGGCTCTCCCGTGTCCGATGGCTTGTTTACACCGACGTCACAGGGACAATATCTTTTTCAATACGAAGTGGGGGATGGCCTGACTTGTCCGAAAGATACTTCTGTTTTAACTTTAAATCTTGTTTCGAAGACATTATCTGTATTGTCCGGTGACGTAGATTTTATTTGCGGAACGAATTGTACAGTTTTAGAAATAAATCACAGTGGCGGAGTAGGGGCCAGGATTTATTTATCCGCTGCATCTCAAGGTGGAACTTCTTATCAGTGGACGCATAATTCTACCAGTGGAAGTATTGTAAGCCTGTTTCCATGTGGTAAATCTGATTCTCAAGTCCCCAACTTTTTTAGATTGCCACAGGATGAAAGTTATACAATTACTATAGACAGCATCATATTGGCAGGTAACGGATGTGTATTTACAGAGTATAATTCTATCCAACTTGAGGTGCGGTCTATTCCGGAAGTAAACATCAACAGACAATTGTGTTCAGGTGGCACATTGGTTGTCGGATCAGATGTGTATTCTGTAAGTAATCCGACCGGTTCTACACAAGTACCATCTCAAAGCCCATTGGTTAGTTGTGATACCATTTATAATGTGGCGTTAACTTTTCAAAATGCTTCACCAACAACTTTGATAAGGGAAATCACATGTAACGATAATTTTTCAGTATCAGTGGGAAATGTTGTTTTTAATAAAGCCAATCCGGCAGGCACAGTAAATTTACAAAACCAATTTGGATGTGACAGCATAGTAGATGTTCAATTGACCTTCAGTACTTTTTCATCCGGTAACTTTACTGCGAGTACTTGTGATCAAACACAAACTTATAATATTGGAAATCAGGTTTTTACTTTTATAAATCCTTCAGGGACTGTGACACTACAAGGTGCAAGTGTTGCAGGATGTGACAGTATTATCAATGTTAGTGTTACATATTTAAGTCCTTCCACAGGAAATTTTAATTTTGCTTCCTGCGATGAAAATTATTTTGTCATAATTGGTAATACAACATTTAACAGGCAAAATCCGACTGGAATGGCTACTCTTTTGGGTATGTCCGCAAATGGCTGTGACAGTTTGGTGAATGTTTCTTTAAGTTTTTTGCCTGTGTCCCAAAATTCTATAAATATTCAAACCTGTGATGACAATTTCATTCTTGATGTAGGTGGAACTGTTTTTAATAAAATAAATCCTGCCGGCATGGTCAGATTAGCCGGATCTGCTCTCAATGGTTGTGACAGTATTATCAATGTAGTATTGACGTTTACAGAATTTGATTTCGACTTTTCTGTAATTCCAATATGCGATAAAGAGGAATCTACCTTAGTCATACAAAATGCAACACATCCCGGACCATTTTCTTTAACAATTTCAGGTAATCAATCAATTACTTTTTCAAGCCTTCCGTTCAGTATTGATGTAGCTTCCGGAGTCATGCTGGTTACTTTAAGTAACGTAGATAACTGTTCTTTAACCCGTACTATAGTATTTCCCGATAATTCAGCTCCGGATGTTAGTTTGTCCCAAAGCCTTCTGTCCAATGGAAATATTCAACTGAATCTGACTCCCGGTGATGATGTCCTTCAAAATATCATATGGACTCCGGCTGAAAATTTGAATTGTATTTCATGTTCTGATCCCGTTGTTTCGAATCCGCAGGATGGAGCAGTGTATACTGTAAGTTATGAATACATTATTGGTTGTGTTGACCAAAGAAATATAATACTAAATGTAGAAAAGAAATCTGAAATAATCCTTCCCAATATTTTTAATCCGAAATCGGGAGGCCCCAATCAATACTTTTTTGTTGTTCTGCCTGAAAATATGGATGCCATAGTTGGTTTTATGCGTATTTTTGACAGGTGGGGGGATATGGTTTTTGAAACAAAAGATACCCCGGCCAATCTTCCTTCTGCCGGTTGGGATGGCAAATTTAAAGGACAGGAAGTAGTGCCAGGCGTTTACGTTTATTATATCGAGATGGTCGTTCAGGGATCTACCATCCCGATTATTTTATCCGGCGATGTAACTATTGTGAGGTAA